The proteins below come from a single Clarias gariepinus isolate MV-2021 ecotype Netherlands chromosome 17, CGAR_prim_01v2, whole genome shotgun sequence genomic window:
- the LOC128545374 gene encoding CXADR-like membrane protein — MSAARASLPLALRLLLLLVLGVLRVHGQTEMKRVVGDNATLPCHHQLWHADTSLLDIEWLVVKPSAKQKAVITYFAGRIYDPSEGEAGRSTLAGDYLKGDASLMISDLSLTDSGEYTCKVKNGGKYYWNMVNLIVLVKPSKPRCWMEGRLLEGSDVKMSCKSADGSDPIYYKWERVLDKGRYVGKLPPLALLDLKNPEIVTLKNLSRESAGVYKCTASNDVGEESCTVEVKIHYVRGMGVIAGAVVGVSLGVLLLILIVWLVFRKKEKKKYEEEETPNEIREDAEAPKAKLMKPNSLSSSRSGSSQSGTSSTQSMVPSGAPRVHKPHPPPPSAASLKGSVQPATLPSMPPAYTQVAPKLPDPHCSPKLSPGNLARMGAMPVMIPAQSKAFQTV, encoded by the exons TGTTGGGAGTATTGCGTGTGCATGGGCAGACAGAGATGAAGCGAGTGGTGGGCGATAACGCCACTCTGCCATGTCACCATCAGCTCTGGCATGCCGACACCTCACTGCTGGACATCGAGTGGCTGGTGGTAAAACCCAGCGCCAAGCAGAAAGCG GTGATCACCTACTTCGCAGGACGAATCTACGACCCGAGCGAGGGCGAGGCAGGCAGGTCGACACTGGCAGGCGATTATCTAAAGGGCGATGCCTCACTCATGATCAGCGATCTCTCGCTCACAGACTCCGGCGAGTACACCTGCAAGGTTAAGAATGGAGGGAAGTACTATTGGAATATGGTCAATCTCATCGTCCTTG TTAAGCCGTCGAAGCCACGCTGCTGGATGGAGGGACGGCTGTTGGAGGGCAGTGACGTAAAGATGAGCTGTAAATCTGCGGATGGATCCGACcccatttattataaatgggAGAGAGTGCTGGACAAGGGCAGATACGTGGGGAAACTACCACCTCTCGCTCTCCTGG ACCTGAAGAACCCGGAGATTGTGACTCTAAAGAACCTGAGCCGAGAGAGTGCGGGCGTCTACAAGTGCACAGCCAGCAACGACGTGGGAGAGGAGAGCTGCACCGTGGAGGTCAAAATtcact ATGTACGAGGTATGGGAGTGATAGCCGGCGCTGTGGTGGGCGTGTCCTTGGGCGTGCTGCTCCTCATTCTCATCGTCTGGCTGGTGTTCCgtaagaaggagaagaagaagtaCGAAGAAGAGGAGACGCCTAATGAGATCAG GGAGGACGCCGAGGCTCCTAAGGCCAAGCTGATGAAGCCCAACTCTCTCTCCTCGTCCCGTTCGGGAAGCTCCCAATCAGGCACCTCCTCCACCCAGTCCATGGTTCCCAGCGGCGCCCCACGTGTCCACAAACCTCACCCACCCCCACCCTCGGCAGCGTCTCTGAAAGGAAGTGTCCAGCCTGCGACGTTGCCCTCCATGCCCCCGGCGTACACGCAGGTTGCCCCGAAACTCCCAGATCCTCACTGCAGTCCCAAACTAAGCCCGGGCAACCTGGCAAGGATGGGCGCCATGCCGGTCATGATCCCGGCCCAAAGCAAGGCCTTCCAGACTGTCTAG